Sequence from the Aspergillus nidulans FGSC A4 chromosome III genome:
caacaacctcagccACCGATTACGAAGGCGGCAGATGATATTGCCAGATCTGCTAGCCCTGAACCGGTTGATCCAAGGGCTAACTTTCAACTAAATGTTGGAAACAACGTGTTTGATGTTGCCTCTCCAGATAAACCTAAACCGACCAATGGTGCGGAGCCGGCAAATGATGGAGAGGACACCGACCCCATCGCGCGCGCATTAGCGGATCTAAAAGTGGCTGGAAAGCAGTCGGCAACCCGTGTCTCTGCTGATAGGTATCATGGTATTGCTACGCCAGTTCCTTCTGCACCTGCATCGAACTTCACTGCAAACTCCGTGGCCACACCACCCCCGGCATATAACGATGCCTCAGTGAAGCGTCTCGATGCTCCCCAGCCGGCCTTCACCTCAAAGCAAATGCAAAAAACCACCCAGCAATATACAGGTAAGACCCATAATATGCTCCGGGGCAAAGCGAACCCGGTCTCGGTGTCTAGTCGCAGCCCCAGGCAGTCTCAGGAAGCCACTCGAGCGCCATCACCCGCTGCTCCTAGGCGAAGCGTAAGCCCTCAACCGCAACCGCAACAGCAACCGGCCACTCGAGGAGAGTCACGAATGAGTCAATACAGTCGCGCTGCAAGCCCCAATACAAGCCAATACCAATCGAGCAGCGTGAAGAGTCGTCACAGTCAATCCCCAAGTGTCTCTACTCCCCCACAACGCCCAAGCGACTCTCCATATTCGCCTCATGACTTTGCAAAGCGAAGTTCTGCAAGCGCTGCTCCATCGCCAACTACAACCACAGCTCCCAGGGCACCCTCACCGAAGGAGTTTGCCAAGCGATCTTCTCAGAGCTCAGCTTCTCGAGCCGCATCCCCGCAGCCACAATTCAAGCAGCAAGCCTCCGTCCCTCGAGCTGTATCCCCACAGCCGCAATACAGACAGCAAGCTTCTGCCCCTCGAGCTGTATCCCCACAGCCGCAATACCGACAGCAAGCTTCTGCCCCTCGAGCTGTATCCCCACAGCCGCAATACCGACAGCAAGCTTCTGCCCCTCGAGCTGTATCCCCACAGCCGCAATACCGACAGCAAACGTCCATTCCACGCGCGGTCTCACCCAATGACTTCGCCAAGCGGCCCTCTCAGAACTCTATGCCAAGGGCTGTATCACCCCAGCCTCAGTTCCGGCAACAAGCTCGACCTTCGAGCGCCGGTGGAATGGAGCTGCAGCTTTCACAGCCGGATATGTACGGCAGTAGCGGCGACGGATACGCATCCCCGCAGAGGGAATCTAGAAGACCAATGTCGTACTATGATGGTGGTAGTCAGCGCAGTCGATCCAGGAGTCGATCGATGGCGGTCGCGGATCCAGGAAGACAGTTTAGCCGTGATGGCCGCCCCATTTTGCACTTTGGTATGTACCAGCTGTACCGGCCAATCATCCATGTCATGCACACCTTCATACTAACCTTTACTGTCCTGATAGCCCGCGCACTGTACAGCTACACCGCTGCCATTCCTGAAGAACTTGGATTCCAGAAAGGTGATGTCCTTTCCGTTATCCGGCTTCAGGATGACGGTTGGTGGGAAGCTGAAGTCACTACCACCCGCCTAAGGACGGGGTTGGTGCCAAGCAATTATCTCCAGATCATTTAGATCTCAATCTAACCCTACCTGCCCTCAATCACTACCGGCCATTTACTGATGTTCATGGCTATCTATGATGAGATATCTTGTTCCTCACTCCTTATTGCTTCTATGATGTGCTCACGAAGTGAATACCTTGATGTATTGTTTTCCCGTTTTCGTCACGTTTCAATCCTTTTACTTACGTTCGCTCTTGCTCACTATGACCTGCGCATACTCTGTCGTTTTCGATAATAATCTTTCCTGccttttctccttctttctaCAGCGATTATGCTGATGGTTTGGGCTCTGGATTTGCTTGGGATTTTTTGATGTTAAGGGTTTGATTTATAATCGGGATTTGATTTTAGGATTTTGTCCTTCAGAATGGCACTTATTGACTTTTTCTCCTTACTATACCATTGTGCCTGTAATATACTAATATGCAAGGTGAAGTGATTAAAGGGGAAAGGATATGTAAGCTCGACCAACTGAAAGCCCGTTTCAACTCCGACGAAAGAGTCGGAGAACATCGGAGTCGTCAAGCCCTAGAACCCCCCGTACGGTTATCTTGAGATGGTCTCTGTCAGCCTGTCAGTCTATTTCCACCCGCTATACTCCGTACATCGAGTTTCCCTTTCTTCAAAATGACAGAAACAACCACTGCCAATACCATCAGTTTACGTATCCCTTCCGTCTTGATTCCTCATTCGAAGCATGACTTTGTTTTGAGGTAGAAGTTTCAGAAACGTCGAAAATTGACACCCCGGGCTATAAACCTATTAATCGGCCCTTCCGCACGCATAAACCATACATTTGAATCCTTCCGGAGAGTTCAAGACTTTAGGGACCGTGAGCTTGCAATATGGCTGATTCCTTGCTTCGAACCCAAAGCGCTGAAtcatatcctcctcgtcctttTTATTCTTGTTCGAGTTAGGTCCTTGACTCAAACTGCCTGAGGTCCTGGATTTCCCAGACCAGATCGAGCTGCTTTCGTCTTTGCCTTGGTCTTTGTCCTCACTCTGGAGTTGGCGCTCCCTCTGACTCGTATATATTGCGAAGGTAGCTGAAGCGGAATTGTACGACTCTTGGAAGTTAGTGATGGTAAAGGAGAGATGTGAAGGCGGGGGGGACGGCGTGACGTCCTTTGCGAGGTAGCAGGACATGAGGACGTGGTCGTTTATGTGCCCACAGCTGTTCGTAACGCGTTGGACCTGGCACATCTTGGCCTCCCGGGTTTGGCTTTCTCTCCAAGGTGGATGGGTGTTGGCTAGACAGGAAGGTGCAGAGTAAATGTGAGACTGTTCTTTGGGCGAGAGGACCG
This genomic interval carries:
- a CDS encoding uncharacterized protein (transcript_id=CADANIAT00005434); translation: MNFAPYQDESPEVERAFSPSLENRSKSPVVRSPLHSPSIPGFTSAGGLPSPSQFASSGHIDTSGHGNTGYGRGDVESGRWNLGAFETSLPIRMDVEAMLAYLLLPPAGGVFLLLLEHKSDYVRFHAWQSSMLFTVMFTCPTPSKTDSVLSPKEQSHIYSAPSCLANTHPPWRESQTREAKMCQVQRVTNSCGHINDHVLMSCYLAKDVTPSPPPSHLSFTITNFQESYNSASATFAIYTSQRERQLQSEDKDQGKDESSSIWSGKSRTSGSLSQGPNSNKNKKDEEDMIQRFGFEARNQPYCKLTVPKVLNSPEGFKCMVYACGRAD